From one Bacteroides intestinalis DSM 17393 genomic stretch:
- a CDS encoding Crp/Fnr family transcriptional regulator, giving the protein MDKFNVKDSPPDTSRLEKLFLEEGLLMKIKKNEYLVQQNEKNNQIGFVVSGIFRLSHTDANGNTWIVGYSFANDFVCDYPSFMKQTVSTVTIQASTECEVYLLPLSKLNQFWETDMDTQRLGRQIAETMFAEIYQRLLGFYCDTPEQRYHALMKRCPGLQEKLSFKEIAQFLGITPETLSRIRKKQLYNERS; this is encoded by the coding sequence ATGGACAAATTTAATGTAAAAGATAGTCCTCCGGATACCTCAAGGCTTGAAAAATTATTCTTGGAAGAAGGGCTCCTGATGAAAATTAAAAAGAACGAATATCTGGTACAGCAAAATGAGAAAAACAATCAGATAGGCTTTGTCGTATCCGGTATATTCCGTTTGTCTCATACAGATGCAAATGGCAATACATGGATAGTAGGCTATAGCTTTGCAAATGACTTTGTTTGTGACTATCCTTCTTTCATGAAACAGACAGTTTCCACAGTCACGATACAAGCTTCTACCGAATGTGAGGTTTATCTCCTCCCGTTAAGCAAACTTAATCAATTCTGGGAAACAGACATGGACACCCAACGATTAGGAAGGCAAATAGCCGAAACTATGTTTGCAGAAATATATCAACGACTATTGGGATTTTATTGCGATACTCCGGAACAACGTTATCATGCATTAATGAAAAGATGCCCCGGTTTACAAGAAAAGCTTTCATTCAAAGAAATAGCCCAGTTTCTTGGCATAACTCCCGAAACCCTCAGCAGAATAAGAAAAAAACAACTGTATAACGAAAGGTCTTGA
- a CDS encoding 23S rRNA (adenine(2030)-N(6))-methyltransferase RlmJ: MATYTHYGKQADVFKHLVLCEVLQIEKPQIYIETNSASAIYQMAHTPEQQYGIYYFLKKAREEKPLRESPYYKLESTEMAKGNYLGSPALAMNTLAERTSQYLFFDIEKDALENIESYAKQVKLESHIQTCHTDSLEGIIKLLPSLSQASFLHIDPYEIDKKGISGTTYLDVLIQATQAGMKCLLWYGFMTGNNKIHINQYIVNRLEEENIKEYTCIELIMNSIRKDTIPCNPGILGSGILATNLSKEANKAIWDYSNMLVCMYSDTKYKSYDGRLYRDSIK; the protein is encoded by the coding sequence ATGGCAACTTACACTCATTATGGGAAACAAGCTGATGTATTCAAGCATCTGGTGCTTTGTGAAGTTCTTCAAATCGAAAAACCGCAGATATACATAGAAACGAATTCAGCATCCGCCATTTATCAAATGGCGCATACCCCGGAACAGCAATACGGCATTTACTATTTCCTGAAGAAAGCCCGTGAAGAAAAACCTTTGAGAGAATCTCCTTATTACAAGCTGGAAAGCACAGAAATGGCAAAAGGAAATTATTTAGGTTCTCCCGCTTTAGCTATGAATACATTGGCAGAACGAACATCCCAATATCTATTCTTTGATATAGAAAAAGATGCTTTAGAAAATATAGAATCCTATGCCAAACAAGTGAAATTAGAATCACATATCCAGACCTGTCATACGGATTCACTCGAAGGGATTATAAAACTACTACCCTCACTTTCCCAAGCTTCCTTCCTCCATATCGATCCTTATGAAATTGATAAAAAGGGAATATCGGGAACAACCTATCTGGATGTATTAATACAAGCAACCCAAGCAGGTATGAAATGCCTATTGTGGTACGGTTTTATGACTGGAAATAACAAAATACACATTAACCAATATATAGTGAATAGACTGGAGGAAGAAAACATCAAAGAATATACCTGTATTGAGTTAATCATGAATTCAATCAGAAAAGATACGATTCCTTGTAACCCGGGTATATTGGGGAGCGGCATTTTAGCTACCAATTTATCTAAGGAAGCCAATAAAGCAATTTGGGATTATAGCAATATGTTAGTTTGCATGTACAGTGACACTAAATATAAAAGTTATGATGGGAGACTATATAGAGATAGTATAAAGTAA
- a CDS encoding DUF1622 domain-containing protein, producing MLTTFLNTLATIISVTSLLIVTYGALIGIISFLINEFKRFTGKYSTTNIRKLRATFGTYLLLGLEFLIASDILKTVLEPTLNELAILGGIVVLRTILSVFLNREIKDLEAESEKDQ from the coding sequence ATGCTTACTACTTTCTTAAATACATTAGCTACAATAATCAGTGTGACAAGTCTTCTAATTGTCACCTATGGAGCATTAATCGGAATAATATCTTTTCTGATCAATGAGTTCAAAAGGTTCACGGGTAAGTATTCGACTACTAACATCCGAAAACTACGGGCAACTTTCGGAACTTATTTGTTGCTCGGACTTGAATTCTTAATCGCATCAGATATTTTAAAAACAGTATTGGAGCCAACTTTGAATGAACTGGCTATTTTAGGTGGTATAGTTGTTCTGAGAACTATTTTATCCGTTTTCCTGAATAGAGAAATCAAGGATCTGGAGGCTGAAAGCGAAAAAGATCAATGA
- a CDS encoding rhamnogalacturonan acetylesterase: protein MDKHTFYSYLIVGMTFAFGLSAQAQNKVTAPMKDVNQVIDNTLDSLNKAHTARPVAGSSRKGDNPVLFLVGNSTMRTGTLGNGNNGQWGWGYYAGDHFDSNKITVENHALGGTSSRTFYNRLWQDVIKGVRAEDWVIIELGHNDNGPYDSGRARASIPGIGKDSLNVTIQETGVQETVYSYGEYMRRFVQDVKAKGAHPILFSLTPRNAWEDKDSTVITRVNHTFGLWAKQIAEEQKIPFIDLNDITARKFEKFGKEKVKYMFYLDRIHTSAFGAKVNAESAAEGIREYAGLELANYLKPIEQDTITGSSRKEGCPVVFTIGDSTVKNKDDNKNGMWGWGSVIAEIFNPKKISVENCAMAGRSARTFLDEGRWDKVYNALKPGDFVLIQFGHNDGGDINTGKARGELHGSGNESKVFLMEKTGKYQVVYTFGWYLRKFIMDAQEKGAIPIVLSHTPRNKWKDGQIERNTESYGKWTREAAEATGAYFIDLNKLSADKLQKAGPEKTAVYYNTDHTHTSLKGAQMNARSIAKGLKTTDCPLKKFLK from the coding sequence ATGGATAAACACACATTTTACAGCTATTTGATAGTAGGTATGACATTTGCCTTTGGATTGTCTGCACAAGCTCAGAACAAGGTTACTGCACCCATGAAAGACGTCAACCAAGTTATTGACAACACACTGGATAGTTTAAATAAAGCCCACACAGCAAGACCTGTAGCAGGATCAAGTAGAAAAGGAGATAATCCCGTTTTATTTTTAGTGGGTAACTCTACTATGCGTACCGGAACCTTAGGGAATGGTAACAATGGACAATGGGGATGGGGATATTATGCCGGCGATCATTTCGATTCAAATAAAATCACTGTAGAAAATCATGCACTGGGGGGAACAAGCAGTCGTACCTTTTATAACCGTCTCTGGCAGGATGTTATTAAAGGCGTCCGGGCAGAAGATTGGGTTATTATTGAACTGGGACATAACGACAACGGCCCTTATGATAGCGGTCGTGCACGTGCCTCCATACCAGGTATCGGTAAAGACAGCCTGAATGTCACTATTCAGGAAACCGGAGTACAGGAAACTGTATACTCTTACGGAGAATATATGCGCCGTTTCGTACAGGATGTAAAAGCAAAAGGCGCCCATCCTATCCTATTCTCCCTGACTCCCCGCAATGCTTGGGAAGACAAGGATAGTACGGTTATCACACGTGTCAATCACACTTTTGGTCTATGGGCCAAGCAAATAGCCGAAGAACAAAAGATTCCATTCATTGATCTGAATGATATCACTGCCCGTAAATTTGAGAAATTCGGCAAGGAGAAAGTTAAATATATGTTCTATTTAGACCGCATTCACACCAGTGCTTTCGGAGCAAAAGTAAATGCTGAATCTGCTGCCGAAGGTATTCGGGAATACGCAGGTCTGGAACTGGCTAACTATCTGAAACCAATTGAACAAGATACGATCACTGGTTCCAGCCGAAAAGAAGGATGTCCGGTAGTATTCACCATTGGCGACAGTACAGTCAAAAACAAAGACGATAATAAAAATGGCATGTGGGGCTGGGGAAGCGTAATAGCCGAGATCTTTAATCCGAAAAAAATATCGGTAGAGAATTGTGCTATGGCAGGACGTAGCGCCCGTACTTTCTTGGACGAAGGACGTTGGGACAAGGTTTATAATGCACTTAAACCGGGAGATTTCGTATTAATCCAGTTCGGACACAATGACGGAGGAGATATCAACACAGGAAAAGCCCGCGGTGAGTTACATGGCTCAGGAAACGAAAGTAAAGTCTTCCTAATGGAGAAGACTGGAAAATACCAAGTAGTCTATACCTTTGGCTGGTACCTCCGCAAATTTATTATGGATGCCCAGGAAAAGGGGGCGATTCCCATTGTTTTAAGCCATACACCCCGCAATAAATGGAAAGACGGACAAATAGAGCGCAATACCGAGAGTTATGGCAAGTGGACACGTGAAGCGGCAGAAGCAACCGGTGCTTACTTTATAGACCTGAATAAACTATCTGCTGATAAACTCCAAAAAGCAGGACCTGAGAAAACTGCAGTTTATTATAATACGGATCATACACACACTTCTTTGAAAGGAGCACAAATGAATGCCCGAAGCATTGCAAAAGGATTAAAAACTACAGATTGTCCACTGAAAAAGTTTTTAAAATAG
- a CDS encoding RNA polymerase sigma-70 factor, which produces MSNEIDTKTLKALQQGSHKAFEEVFITYYGKTKAFIYGYIKSGPDAEELTEDLFVNLWINRHSIDISKSFDSFLHTVARNSAINFLKHKYVEDTYLNNIQKQECSSTSEEDLIAKELGLLIDDTVEKMPEQRKKIYILSRNEGLSNEEIATQLNTTKRNVESQLSLALKEIRKTISCFFLSLL; this is translated from the coding sequence ATGAGCAATGAGATTGATACCAAAACTCTGAAAGCTTTGCAGCAAGGTAGCCACAAGGCTTTCGAAGAAGTTTTTATCACTTATTACGGTAAGACGAAAGCTTTTATATATGGCTACATCAAGTCGGGTCCAGATGCCGAGGAGCTTACAGAAGATTTATTTGTGAATCTTTGGATAAACCGTCATTCTATTGATATTTCAAAATCATTTGATTCTTTCTTACATACAGTAGCAAGAAACTCTGCTATCAACTTCCTGAAACATAAATATGTAGAAGATACCTATCTAAATAATATCCAAAAGCAAGAATGCAGTTCCACTTCGGAAGAAGACCTGATAGCCAAAGAACTCGGACTACTGATAGACGACACAGTAGAAAAAATGCCGGAACAAAGGAAGAAGATATATATTTTAAGTCGTAACGAAGGCTTAAGCAATGAAGAGATAGCAACACAACTGAATACTACCAAGAGAAATGTAGAAAGCCAGTTAAGTCTCGCCTTGAAAGAAATACGGAAAACAATTTCATGCTTCTTCTTATCACTGTTATAA
- a CDS encoding LruC domain-containing protein, with product MYVKIPADQFFDFDLNQKINLSVDYGFKGKDYVVLFDLYDENPIIENENGELVKKDISPIYRAATDKDGKFSGEIQIQSALSEVWLYSEYAGTLSPIQLEVTDNSIMYNQEKYIAKATTRALTPNNHQYPDDWLTLGDWSTLGTPTYLTPGRVLPDAKTLYNINEIFVKYNGTAMEQRDYGKAFFAPGVSSEIKIIKATKVYLCFINSSAGWYNSVGYFSYPTGQEPQSVSEVQRIIAFPSATSIAHKGETGALVSGDRVLLKYWDGEKFHDEFPAGVTIGWWLQGMGFEAGNVKPRVDEKYNRFSLSHLNSDGKQRSVSLRDPNSDQLVAIGFEDNTDLRYNDATFYLQIEEKGAIDESNTPTIPDVGNPPSNTENFTTYYGTLTFEDLWPSMGDYDMNDVMIDYSCKVYKNTSNNRVYKIENQFIPRHNGGTLQSGFGFQLSSVSSGDVSNITIDGAEQSQYMQGANQEPGQSHPTFLLFDNIKGVLEKTITISFELNDLVEANVVPPYNPFIFVESDKGRGREVHLVKYPPTDKADFGLFGTGSDASRTDEGLYYVMNRLKFPFALNLASIKDFPTPDESVRIDLAYPQFNDWVKSEGKTNKDWYKHPAQ from the coding sequence GTGTATGTTAAAATTCCGGCAGACCAGTTCTTCGATTTTGACTTAAACCAGAAGATAAACCTGTCTGTGGACTATGGATTCAAAGGAAAAGACTATGTTGTCTTATTCGACCTCTACGACGAAAATCCGATAATAGAAAATGAAAACGGGGAACTTGTCAAAAAAGACATCTCTCCCATTTATCGTGCCGCCACAGATAAGGATGGTAAATTTTCCGGAGAGATACAAATTCAATCTGCTTTGTCAGAGGTCTGGCTATACTCAGAGTATGCCGGAACGCTCTCTCCTATTCAGTTAGAAGTTACTGATAACTCTATCATGTACAATCAGGAGAAGTATATTGCAAAAGCAACTACCCGAGCCTTAACACCTAACAATCATCAATATCCTGACGACTGGCTAACCTTGGGTGACTGGAGTACCCTCGGAACTCCTACTTATCTAACACCCGGCAGAGTACTACCTGATGCAAAAACATTGTATAATATAAATGAGATATTCGTCAAATACAATGGAACTGCTATGGAGCAAAGGGATTATGGAAAAGCATTCTTCGCTCCTGGCGTTAGCTCTGAGATAAAAATCATAAAAGCTACAAAAGTTTATTTATGTTTCATCAATAGTTCCGCTGGTTGGTACAATAGTGTCGGCTACTTTAGTTACCCTACCGGACAGGAACCCCAAAGTGTATCGGAAGTGCAGAGAATCATTGCATTCCCCAGTGCCACCTCTATTGCTCACAAGGGTGAAACAGGAGCATTAGTTAGTGGTGACAGAGTACTATTGAAGTATTGGGACGGAGAAAAATTCCATGATGAATTTCCCGCAGGAGTAACCATCGGATGGTGGTTGCAGGGAATGGGATTCGAGGCAGGAAATGTCAAGCCCAGAGTCGATGAAAAATATAACAGATTCTCCCTTTCGCATCTAAATTCAGATGGAAAACAACGGAGCGTTTCATTAAGGGATCCCAACTCCGACCAACTTGTAGCTATCGGATTCGAAGATAATACCGACCTTCGTTACAATGATGCCACTTTCTATCTGCAAATAGAAGAGAAGGGAGCAATAGACGAAAGCAATACACCTACAATACCGGATGTAGGAAATCCACCGAGTAACACGGAGAACTTCACTACATACTATGGTACACTAACCTTTGAAGACTTATGGCCATCAATGGGTGACTATGATATGAATGATGTGATGATAGACTATTCATGCAAAGTGTATAAAAACACGAGTAACAATAGAGTATATAAGATAGAAAATCAATTCATTCCACGTCATAATGGTGGCACACTCCAATCAGGATTTGGCTTCCAATTGAGTAGTGTCTCATCCGGCGATGTAAGTAATATAACAATAGACGGAGCCGAACAATCCCAATATATGCAGGGAGCTAATCAGGAGCCTGGACAAAGTCATCCTACTTTCTTATTATTCGATAACATCAAAGGTGTACTTGAAAAAACAATCACAATAAGCTTTGAATTGAACGATCTTGTGGAAGCAAATGTCGTACCTCCATATAATCCATTTATCTTTGTAGAATCGGACAAAGGCAGAGGAAGAGAAGTACATTTAGTGAAATATCCTCCGACAGACAAGGCTGATTTCGGTCTATTCGGTACAGGAAGCGATGCTTCACGCACTGATGAAGGCCTCTACTACGTAATGAACAGGCTTAAATTTCCCTTTGCCCTGAATTTGGCAAGTATTAAGGATTTCCCTACACCCGATGAAAGTGTAAGAATCGACTTAGCTTATCCCCAATTCAACGATTGGGTAAAGTCTGAGGGAAAAACTAATAAAGATTGGTATAAGCATCCTGCACAATAG
- a CDS encoding FecR family protein, producing the protein MNKNMITRILRKYLSGRFSSDTEERVQKWIIKDKDIEEKEKASLEYWNELEAKTDPDTELVLDRVNQRIGYKEIVHRPFYQKLTRIAAVLIPLFMMAGGYLYYTSTQNKWIEISVAYGDKKHFLLPDSSEIWLNAGTVVKYPKEFSKVQRLVHLDGEAYFSIRKNTSKPFIVETSQLSVKVLGTKFNVKAYADDKLVTTTLTSGKVEVIPPTQDPRILKPNEQLTYDKKTSAVNITEVSPTDTDGWITGKLIFTDAPFTEILQTLEKRYDVTINHTMNIPASKQYTVRFLKNENLEEILSVLSEMIGFSYQKQGNKVELIKKQ; encoded by the coding sequence ATGAACAAGAATATGATCACTCGAATTCTTAGGAAATACTTATCCGGACGTTTCTCTTCCGATACAGAAGAAAGGGTTCAGAAATGGATTATTAAAGATAAAGATATTGAGGAAAAAGAAAAAGCCTCACTGGAATATTGGAATGAACTGGAAGCAAAAACCGATCCGGACACTGAACTTGTACTAGACAGAGTAAATCAAAGAATTGGCTATAAAGAAATCGTTCACCGACCTTTCTATCAAAAATTGACACGTATTGCAGCCGTTCTGATTCCACTATTTATGATGGCAGGAGGCTATTTATATTATACCTCCACACAAAATAAATGGATTGAAATATCAGTTGCATACGGTGACAAGAAACACTTCTTATTACCGGACAGTTCTGAAATATGGCTGAATGCGGGAACTGTAGTCAAATATCCGAAAGAGTTCTCGAAAGTGCAACGCCTTGTACACCTTGATGGCGAAGCTTATTTTTCTATTCGGAAGAACACAAGTAAACCGTTTATTGTAGAAACCTCCCAACTCTCAGTTAAAGTATTAGGAACTAAATTCAACGTAAAGGCTTACGCTGATGACAAACTGGTAACCACTACCCTGACAAGTGGTAAAGTTGAAGTTATCCCTCCCACCCAAGACCCACGGATACTAAAGCCTAATGAACAGTTGACATACGATAAAAAAACATCCGCCGTCAACATTACTGAAGTCTCCCCAACCGATACAGATGGCTGGATCACGGGTAAACTGATATTTACCGATGCACCTTTCACCGAGATCCTGCAAACACTTGAAAAACGTTACGATGTGACTATCAATCATACAATGAACATTCCTGCCTCCAAACAATATACCGTCCGATTCCTTAAAAATGAAAATCTGGAAGAAATACTGTCTGTATTAAGTGAGATGATTGGCTTCAGTTATCAAAAGCAAGGAAACAAAGTAGAACTAATCAAAAAACAATAA
- a CDS encoding secretin and TonB N-terminal domain-containing protein has product MNRITINKQINKILLFLFFAFLSFNATAQNDKKQITIQNKNISLKEAFAEIELQTGYSIAYELSTVDVKKKISLSLENQSIDEALSQILKETRYSYKITGYHIIITPSDNEQQKSTKEKTERPTQTVRGIVLDSKTNAPIEFATVRIMNSGSLGSTTDSLGRFRIDHVPVGRCNIQTSYVGYNANIFNEIPVTSSKEVYMEIPLDENVHSLAEVVIQPEIKKDKPLNAMAIIGGHMISMEEAGRFANGFDDPARLSSAFAGVAGDVGTNAVAIRGNSPQFTQWRLEGVEIPNPTHFADLTGLGGGFLSALSTQVIGNSDFYNGAFPAEYSNALSGIFDMQIRNGNNQKYEHTFQLGILGIDLASEGPISRKNGSSYILNYRFYTTSLATGNDMNLKYQDLSFKLNFPTRKAGTFSIWGIGLIDRYKPEILDRDEWETQSDRQSGNTTFDKAAGGITHKYLINADTYIRSSLAATYAKDHTEADQMTEDDKLVHVGDIRNSKWDIVFNSYLNKKFNSNHINRTGITITGLKYDLDYKISPNFGLDIPMEQISKGNGESCVLSAYSSSVINLSNHFTTSLGITAQYFTLNKNWTVEPRAALKWTFNPKHALALAYGLHSRRERLDYYFVEQEVNGKTESNRYLNFSKAHHFGLTYDWNINSYMHLKVEPYYQYLFRIPVEENSSFSIINHQSFYLERILKNRGSGVNYGIDITLEQYMKNGFYYMITASLFKSRYKAGDHIWRNTRLDKNYLLNVLAGKEWMVGRNKQNVLSLNGRIFFQGGDRYTPVDEEKSLIEHDIKFDETRAYSKKFDPSLNGDISFSYRINKRKISHEFSIKMLNVGMRTGMHFYQYNEKTHKIEKEDGSGMIPNISYKIYF; this is encoded by the coding sequence ATGAACCGAATAACCATTAATAAACAAATAAATAAGATACTCCTTTTTTTATTTTTTGCCTTTCTATCATTTAATGCCACAGCACAGAATGACAAAAAGCAAATCACCATACAAAATAAAAACATATCACTGAAAGAAGCTTTTGCCGAGATAGAACTACAAACCGGATACAGCATAGCCTATGAGTTGTCGACCGTAGATGTAAAGAAGAAAATATCACTGTCATTAGAAAACCAGAGTATTGACGAGGCATTATCACAAATCCTGAAAGAAACCCGGTATTCGTACAAAATAACAGGCTACCATATCATTATCACTCCATCCGACAACGAACAACAGAAATCCACCAAGGAAAAAACAGAGAGACCTACCCAAACAGTCAGAGGAATCGTACTGGATTCCAAAACCAATGCCCCCATAGAGTTTGCTACTGTAAGAATTATGAATAGCGGTTCTTTGGGCAGTACAACAGATAGTCTGGGAAGATTTCGGATAGACCATGTTCCTGTGGGACGATGCAATATACAAACCTCCTATGTAGGATATAATGCCAATATTTTCAATGAAATACCTGTAACCTCTTCCAAGGAAGTATATATGGAAATCCCATTGGACGAGAATGTTCATTCGTTAGCGGAAGTCGTCATACAACCTGAGATAAAGAAAGATAAGCCCCTGAATGCAATGGCCATTATCGGCGGACATATGATCAGTATGGAAGAGGCAGGCAGGTTTGCCAATGGTTTTGATGATCCGGCACGCCTGAGTTCTGCATTTGCAGGTGTGGCAGGAGATGTAGGAACCAATGCTGTAGCTATCAGAGGAAATTCACCCCAGTTTACCCAATGGAGACTGGAAGGTGTAGAAATTCCTAATCCTACTCACTTCGCTGACCTTACCGGACTGGGTGGAGGTTTTCTTTCGGCCCTGAGTACACAAGTGATCGGTAACTCCGATTTCTACAACGGTGCGTTCCCTGCCGAATACAGCAACGCATTATCAGGTATCTTCGACATGCAAATACGAAATGGTAACAATCAGAAGTACGAACATACATTTCAGTTGGGTATTCTGGGTATTGACCTGGCATCGGAAGGCCCGATAAGCAGGAAGAATGGAAGTTCCTATATCCTTAATTACCGCTTCTATACTACTTCCTTAGCCACAGGAAATGACATGAACCTCAAATATCAGGACTTATCATTTAAGCTGAATTTTCCTACCCGGAAGGCCGGAACTTTCTCTATCTGGGGGATCGGACTGATTGACCGCTATAAACCGGAGATTCTCGACCGTGATGAATGGGAAACACAAAGTGACCGGCAATCCGGAAATACAACATTTGATAAAGCAGCAGGAGGAATTACTCACAAGTATCTTATCAATGCGGATACTTATATCCGTTCTTCATTAGCCGCTACTTATGCAAAAGATCACACAGAAGCTGATCAGATGACAGAAGACGATAAACTGGTCCATGTAGGAGATATCCGGAATTCCAAATGGGATATCGTTTTCAATTCTTATCTGAACAAGAAGTTCAACTCCAACCACATCAACCGGACAGGTATCACAATCACAGGACTTAAATACGATCTGGATTACAAAATCAGTCCTAATTTTGGTTTAGATATACCTATGGAACAGATTTCAAAAGGGAACGGAGAAAGTTGTGTACTCTCGGCATACAGCAGTTCTGTCATCAACCTAAGTAATCATTTTACCACCAGTCTGGGCATCACTGCGCAATACTTCACTCTAAATAAGAACTGGACCGTAGAACCCAGAGCAGCCCTTAAATGGACTTTCAATCCGAAACATGCCCTAGCATTGGCATACGGCCTGCACAGTCGAAGAGAAAGACTTGACTACTACTTTGTGGAACAAGAGGTCAATGGAAAAACTGAATCCAACAGATATCTGAATTTTTCAAAGGCTCATCACTTTGGGCTTACATACGACTGGAATATCAACTCATATATGCACTTAAAAGTGGAACCCTATTATCAATATTTATTCCGTATTCCCGTTGAAGAGAATTCTTCCTTTTCTATCATCAACCATCAGAGCTTCTACCTGGAAAGAATATTAAAGAATAGAGGTTCCGGAGTGAACTACGGTATAGACATCACATTAGAACAATACATGAAAAATGGTTTCTACTATATGATAACGGCTTCTCTTTTTAAATCGAGATACAAAGCCGGGGACCATATCTGGCGCAACACACGGTTGGACAAAAACTACCTCCTAAACGTACTTGCCGGAAAAGAATGGATGGTGGGACGCAATAAACAAAATGTACTAAGCCTTAACGGACGTATCTTCTTCCAAGGTGGCGACCGCTACACTCCTGTAGACGAAGAGAAAAGCCTGATAGAACATGATATCAAATTTGATGAAACCAGAGCTTACAGCAAGAAATTTGATCCTTCTCTCAATGGTGATATTTCTTTCAGTTATAGAATCAACAAAAGGAAAATATCTCATGAGTTTTCCATTAAAATGCTAAATGTAGGTATGCGCACAGGTATGCACTTTTACCAGTACAACGAAAAGACCCATAAGATAGAGAAAGAAGACGGATCGGGTATGATTCCGAATATCAGTTATAAAATCTACTTTTAA
- a CDS encoding mechanosensitive ion channel family protein, with protein sequence MLVLLQTAIPADGTVVEEGFSKLQVFLQQLIDWGVAAGGNIIGAILIFVIGRFLISLIKKMVSKLLEKRHVDAGIQSFVKSLVNILLTILLIIAVIGKLGVETTSFAALLASAGVAIGMALSGNLQNFAGGLIILLFRPYKVGDWIESQGVSGTVREIQIFHTILTTADNKVIYIPNGALSSGTVTNYSREDTRRVDWVIGVEYGENYDKVEETVRRIIAEDKRILADPAPFVALHALDASSVNVVIRVWVKSGDYWGVYFDMNKTIYSVFNKEGIGFPFPQLTVHQAKD encoded by the coding sequence ATGTTAGTGTTATTACAAACGGCAATTCCTGCCGATGGAACTGTAGTAGAAGAAGGCTTTAGTAAATTGCAAGTCTTTCTTCAACAATTAATAGACTGGGGTGTAGCTGCCGGTGGAAATATTATTGGGGCTATCCTAATTTTTGTCATTGGACGTTTCCTTATTTCTCTCATCAAGAAGATGGTTTCCAAACTGTTGGAAAAGCGTCATGTAGATGCCGGTATTCAGAGCTTTGTAAAGAGTTTGGTAAATATCCTTCTGACCATCTTGCTGATTATTGCTGTTATCGGTAAGCTGGGTGTAGAAACGACCTCCTTTGCTGCCTTGCTGGCATCTGCCGGTGTGGCTATTGGTATGGCTTTATCCGGTAATCTACAGAACTTTGCGGGTGGTTTGATTATTCTCTTGTTCCGCCCTTACAAGGTGGGGGACTGGATAGAGAGCCAGGGTGTATCAGGTACGGTACGTGAGATACAAATCTTCCATACGATTCTGACTACGGCTGATAATAAAGTGATTTATATACCGAACGGAGCCTTGAGCAGTGGTACAGTGACCAATTATAGTCGTGAAGATACCCGCCGTGTGGATTGGGTAATTGGCGTAGAATATGGTGAGAACTATGATAAGGTGGAAGAAACTGTTCGGCGGATTATTGCTGAAGATAAGCGTATCCTTGCTGACCCGGCACCTTTTGTAGCCCTTCATGCTTTGGATGCAAGCAGTGTAAATGTTGTTATCCGTGTTTGGGTAAAGAGTGGAGATTATTGGGGAGTTTACTTCGATATGAACAAGACCATTTATTCTGTATTCAATAAGGAAGGTATCGGTTTCCCTTTCCCACAACTGACGGTACATCAGGCGAAGGACTGA